Within Chloroflexia bacterium SDU3-3, the genomic segment TGGGTGATCGCAGCGGCGGGCAGGCTGGCCCACACCGGGTAGTTGGCCAGGAAGGCGCGCAGGTCAAGCTTCAGCCTGCCGAGCAGCGGGTAGATACCCGGCAGCGGCGGTGCGACCGGGGCCACGCGGGCCACATCCACGCCCTGCTGGCGCAGCCCGGCCTCCATCATGGCCACATAGCGGCCCACGCCGGTGTTCGGCCCGCCCGGCTTGGCCAGCAGCGCCACCTTGCCCGGCGCGCTCAGCGCCTGGGTCTGAAACGCGGTGTTCCCTACCATCGCCCCCTCCTGTTTGGATCGAGTAGATCGCGGATCGGCAGCACCCAGAGCGCAAAATCGAGCAGTGTGAGCGGCAGCACCAGCGGGTAGAGCGCCTTGGGGGTGCGCTGGCCGCTGGCCCGCTCGGCGAAGGCGGCGTAGCGCAGCTTGGAGAGGCAGGCGTGCAGCAGCAGCGTGGCCCAGGCCGCCAGCGGCAGTCGGCCCGCCAGGGGCGTGGCCAGCGGCATCAGCAGCATGGCCGCACCGGTGAGCACCGTGCGCAGCGTGCGGGCGATGTCGGCGTAGGCGCGGTAGCGCGCGCCGTAGATCAGCAGGTTGCGCAGCCAGCGCGACTGGCGGCTGCGGTAGCTGGCCAGCGTGTCGGGGTAGGCCGTGGGCACCACGCTCTCGGGCACAGCGCGGATGGCCGCGCCGCTGGCCAGCAGACGTTTGGCAAGCTGGTAGTCGGTGCCGGTGCGCGCCTCGAAGCCCAGCCCACCTGCCTGATCGAGCGCGGCCCGCGTGATCGCGGCGTTGCGCCCCAGGATGCCATCGGCGTAGGCCGGGGCCTGGCTGCTGGCCACTAGGTCGGATGCCCACAGGTAGCGCGGCAGCACCTGGCACATCTGGCTGTCAAGCGGCCTGGATGCGCCAGTGGTGATGCGCTCGCCCTCGTTCACGATCGGGGCCAGCAGCCGCTCCAGCGCCTCGTCGTCGTACATGCAGTCGGCGTCGGTCAGCACCACCACCTCGCCGCTGGCGTGCTCTAGGCAGCGGGCCAGCGAGCGCTGCTTGCCATCGCCGGGCCGCTGCTCGATCACGGTCACACGGTCGGATGCGAGGTGGCGGGCCAGCATCAGGGTGGCGTCGTCGCCACCCGCGCAGAGGATAAGCTCGATCTGGGGGTAGCGCAGGGCCTGGAACGAGCGCAGGTGGGCCTCGATGCTGGCCGCCTCGTTCCAGGCGGCCACCAGCACGCTCACCGAGGGGTGTCGCTGGAGCGCGGGCGCGGCGCTGCGCTGCGGCACGCGAGCGCGCAGCAGCAGGCGCAGGTTCCAGGCGGCCACGCAGGTGGCCCCGGCCAGCATGGCCCAGGGCGCGGCGGCGTCAGCGGCGGCGCGCAGCCGCCTTATGGGTGTGATCATCGCAGCCAGAACTCCGCCTCGGCCACATCGGGGGCATGCGCGCCCTTGCGCCAGCGGTAGCACACGCGGCGGCTGCGGATGGCCTCGATCTGCTCGGGGGTCTCGACAAACTGGTAGGTGTGGCCGCGGAAGCTGCAGTCGGCCTCGAAGCGCTCGCTGGGCAGCAGCGGCAGCGAGGGGCCAGCGTGCGCCGCCAGGTAGCGGAAGGCCTTGTCGCACCAGCCCGCCACGTGCAGCAGGTCGCGGAAGTCGGGCAGGTCGCCCGCGCCGCCCAGCCCCTGCCCGCCGAAGCCCTGGGCCGTCTGGATGCCGCCGGAGGCATCCTGCCCGGCCAGCAGCCGGGCGCGGGTGGCATCCAGATCCACCGCCACGCCGTAGGGGTGCAGCGCATCGGCGGCGCGCAGCACGTCGCCCAGGGCGGCCACCCAGGTGGGCTGGGTGGCCAGCCGACCGTTGGCGTACACCACCGTGGGCGGCAGCCCGCCCTCGCCGTGCCAGCGGGTGATGAACATCATCGCGCGGCGGGCCGAGTCGAGGTAGAGCTCCTCGCGGGTCCAGCGGTAGGCGCTCAGCAGCGCGGGAATGCAGCGGGCC encodes:
- a CDS encoding glycosyltransferase gives rise to the protein MITPIRRLRAAADAAAPWAMLAGATCVAAWNLRLLLRARVPQRSAAPALQRHPSVSVLVAAWNEAASIEAHLRSFQALRYPQIELILCAGGDDATLMLARHLASDRVTVIEQRPGDGKQRSLARCLEHASGEVVVLTDADCMYDDEALERLLAPIVNEGERITTGASRPLDSQMCQVLPRYLWASDLVASSQAPAYADGILGRNAAITRAALDQAGGLGFEARTGTDYQLAKRLLASGAAIRAVPESVVPTAYPDTLASYRSRQSRWLRNLLIYGARYRAYADIARTLRTVLTGAAMLLMPLATPLAGRLPLAAWATLLLHACLSKLRYAAFAERASGQRTPKALYPLVLPLTLLDFALWVLPIRDLLDPNRRGRW